Genomic DNA from Rhodothermales bacterium:
CTTCAACCAGAACTGGGCACCGGTTTCCAACTACGATGCCGAAGCCGCAGTCGGGGACAACATGGTCTCCCGGTACGACAACGGCATCCTGTGGGAGCGCGAGAACTTCTACCACAAGCCGCAGGTCAACCTCAACTGGTACTACCAGCTGAGCGACCGCTCCCTGCTGTCCACGGTGGCCTACTACTCCGGCGGCTACGGCGGCGGAACGGGAACGCTTGGCTCCAGCGTGGTGCGTGAAGGTTTTGGCGGCCAGTCCCCCTGGTTCAACAACGCTCCGTACACCATCGACTGGGATGCCGTGATTGCCCGCAACCAGGGCAACGCCGACGGTTCTCGCACCATCCTGCGTAACAGCCGCAACAACCAGTGGACGGTCGGCGCGATCTCCAAGTTCAAGTACGAAGTCAGCGAACCTCTTTCGGTGGAGTTCGGCCTGGACTGGCGCACGGCTGAGATCGAGCACTACCGCGAAGTGCGCGACCTGCTGGGCGGCGACTACTTCCGCTGCAACGGATCCAACCGATGCGGCTCTTCCGACTTCTGGAACGGTGACGACGAGGTTCGTGCAGCCGGTGACAAGATCGACTACGACTTCACCAACACGGTGGACTGGTTCGGTGCCTTCGCCCAGGGCGAGTACAAGGCCGACGGCGTCTCCGCCTACGGCATGGCCGGTCTCTCCACCATCAAGTATGGCTACACGAACTTCTTCGTGGATGGCGGCGACGGCTCCCCGCTAACTTCCGAGAGCGACAACATCATGGGCGTGCAGCTCAAGGGTGGCGGCCTTGCAGCGATCTCCGACGAGGTCGATCTCTACGCCAACCTCGGCTACGTCTCCAAGGTGCCGATCTTCGACGGCGTGATCGACGACCGCGCCGGTATCACCAACCAGGACCCGGAGAACGAGAAGTTCTACTCGATTGAGGTCGGTGCATACTGGAATCCTGACCCGATCCTGAGCGCCAAGCTGAACATCTACAGCACCCGCTGGGAAGACCGCACGTTCACCCGCGGCGTGCAGCTGAGCGACGGTTCGGAAGGACTCATCAACCTGCGCGGCCTGGACGCCTTGCACCAGGGTATCGAGGTAGAAGCCGCCTACCAGCCGTTTACCAAAGCCCGTCTTGACGTCGGTGCCTCGTTCGGCGACTGGCGCTACACCAACGATGTGTCCGGCTCCTACCGTCCGGATGCCCGCGTGGACGCGGTACAGGTGTTCAACTTCTTCATCGATGATCTCCGTGTAGGAGATGCCCCGCAGACGCAGATGGCGTTTGGTGTAACCCTCTTCCCGACCAACGGTCTGGATGTGCAGGCCACGGTCAAGCACTACGCCAACCACTTCTCCGACTTCGATCCCTTCTCCCGGACCAGCGCGACCGATCGCCGCCAGAGCTGGGAGGCTCCAAACTACCAGCTGGTAGACCTGCACGTGAACTACGACCTGCCGAAGACCAACCTGCCGGTTGACATTCAGCTGTTCGCCCACGTCTTCAACCTGCTGGACGAGATCTACATCCAGGACGCGCTGGACAACTCGCGCTTCAACTCCTGGGATGGCGATCACGACGCCGACGATGCCGAGGTCTTCCTCGGACTGCCGCGTTCCTTCAACATCGGCACGCGTGTGACCTTCTAGGTCATCCGGCATCGACCGTTTGAGAAGCCCCCACCCGTCTCGGCGGGTGGGGGCTTTTTCATTGATCCAGGAATGCCAGGATCTGTTCGGACACCGCCTCTCTGTGTCCATCCATGAAGTGGTCTGCGTCAAACCCGGCGAACACGATGCCGGGAAAGGATGCCCTGAAGGCGGCCTTATAGGAGCTCAGCGTGGGCTCTTCAGCCAGCCCCAGCATCGCGTCCCCTCGGCCGTAGCAACACAGGGCCGGCTTGTGCATGTCCCGGACTCGGGGAGCCAGCACGCCGAGATAGTCCCGCGCCACACTCCAGGTGCGCACGTTCTCATACGGCAGTAGCCCGAATCGCGTGGCATCCTTCTCGATCTCAGGGAAGATGGCGTCCAGGACAGCCGAGACCGCATCGCCCATACCGGCCGGAGGCCGAACACCTCGCGCACGCACATAGAGGCGGGCTGCCTCGAGGGGTGTGGCTGTTTGCTGGATGTGATGGATGGCGTTGACGAACACCACCCGATCCACCAGCTCCGGTGCGTGATCGAGCGCATGGAACAGCGGCAGGGACCCTGAGCACATGCCAATGACGTGCAGGGGCTTGCCGGGGTGGGCGTTTCGCAGCGTGCGCAGCACGTCCAGCGTGTCGGAGTAGGCCCGCCTCAAATCGAAGAGTCCGCGGGAGGGTGGATGGCCGCGGTAGTTGAAGGAAACCACCCGAAAACCGCATCGCACCAACAGCCCGAACTGCCGACCGAACATGACATACGAGCCGCCTATCAGGGGCGGCACGAGGATGATGCCGCGCTCGTCGCCGCGGGCGTGAAAGTGTGCGGTCTCCAGGTGGCACCCATCGTGCGTGCGATGGGGCCGGCGTTCGAGCGCGGGACGTCCTGCCATTCGTGTCTCAAGAAGTGGTACCTGACTTCAGACACGCAAGCGGGGCCGGCCAGGGATCAGTCGGCCAGGCGAATGGCGGATCCAGTCCGCGCGGACTCCCTGGCCGCGTCCAGAATCTCCATGACGATGAGATTGATCGGCAGGGAGTTGAGGTCCTGCGCGGGGTCCAGCTCACCGCGCACGACCAGAGCGAGGTAAGCGAACGGATCGTCGACCGGGGCGTCGGCCGGATCCGCGCTGAAGGTGTGCTCGGGCTCGTCGTCTCCGGCGCGGGTTCGCATGCGACTGCCGTCATCCGCGTAGACGTAGGCGTCGCGACCGTAGACGGCCATGTCCTTGCGGGAAACCGGCCAGTTCCAGGACGCCTGAATAATGGCCTGGGCTCCCGGATAGGTCAGTACGATGGTCGCCTCATCATCCACATGCGGGTAGATGTCCGGTTTGTGGGTCTGGGTCACCGCGAATACCGTCTGGGGACGCTGTCCTTCCATCAACCAGGTCGCGATGTTCGCTCCATAGCACCCGAAATCGGTGATCGCACCGCCGCCGTTGAGTACCGGATCCGTGAGCCATTCCAGAAATTCCTCGTTGACGCCGATCTCCTTTGGGCCGCGGTGCCCATCGCGAATGACCATCTTCCGCATCGGGCCCAGCTCGCCGGCTTCCACCATCGCCCGGGTACGATGCACGCTCGGGTACCACGTGGTCTCATAGTTGGTGAGTAGGTGCACCCCGTGGGTCTTCGCAAGCTCGGCCATGCGCAGGGCGTGGTCCATCGACACGGCCAGAGGCTTCTCCACCATGATGTGAATGCCTCGCGGGGCCACCTGCTCGACCACCTCCAGGTGTTCGTAGATGGAGGTGAACACCGTGACCGCTTCCGGCTCGGTTTCGTCGAGCATGGTGTCCAGGTCCCCGTAGTAGAGATCGGGTGAGAGGCCATGCTGCTCGATGTAGCGGCCGGCCAGATCTTCATTCGGCTCCCAGATCCCGACGATCTCGATGTCGCCCCGGTCCTCGCGGCCGAGTATCCAGTGCACGTGCGTGTGTGTAAGGCCCACGACGGCGACCCGGACGGGGTCGGGCTGATCAGAGGTCGGACTCAGGGCCAGCAGGGCCAGCAGGGCCAGTAGCGAAAGCATCATCTGTTGTCGGGTTCGGTCGGGTCGATAGCGCCGACCATCGCGGCATTCTCACCCAAAGTAACGGTCCCTCGGGGTATCATTGAGCATGCAGACCCTCGTTTCCATTTGGGCCTGGTTCTCCATTGCGGCACTCATTGTGATCTGGGTGCCGATCATGTTCGTCGTGCACCTTCTGGACCGCGATCCGGCGCGGTATCGCACCGGTCGCTGGTTCCGTCGGCTGGGGGCAGCCATGACTCGAGCCAATCCCATGTGGAGCGTGCAGGTCAGTGGCTACCGGCCGCCGAACCCCCGCCATCCGTTTGTGGTGGTTGGCAACCACCAGTCGTTGGCCGATATCCCCGTCTTCTCCCGACTGCCATGGGACATGAAGTGGGTCGGCAAGGCGGAGGTGTTTCGCGTGCCGGTGATCGGCTGGATGATGCGGCTTTCGCTCGACATACCCGTGGAACGTGACAATCGTCGGAGTCGGGCCGCCGTCATGATCCAGGCCTCGAAGCGACTCAAGGAGAACGTTTCGATCATGATCATGCCAGAGGGGACCCGCTCCCCGGACGGACGTGTGGGCACGTTCAATGACGGCGCTTTTGCCCTCGCCATTCGGTCCGGAGTGCCTGTGCTCCCGGTTGCCATGGACGGCACGATCGACGCCCTCCCCCGCGACAACTGGCGGTTCGGCTCGGCACGTGACATTCGACTGCATGTTTTCGAGCCTGTCCCGGTCGATGGGCTCTCGACATCCGACGCCGCCGACCTCCGAGAACAGGTGCGGCAGATGATTGTCGCGAAGATCGCCGCCTGGCGAGGCGTGCCGCCATCCGAGGTCGATGCCCTGTGAGTGCGCAGGAGATCATCAGCCACCTCGAGTCCCTTTCTGACGAGAAGAACGTGGCCGGCATGGCGCGCTTCGGCATTCAGGGGGGCCGTGTGCTGGGCATCTCGATGCCGGTGCTGCACGCCCTTGCCAAGGAGCATCGCAAGCAACACACCCTGGCGCTCGCACTGTGGGACTCGGGCATACACGAGGCCCGCATCCTGGCGGTGCTCGTGGCGGATCCAGCTCAGGTCACCCGCGACCAGGCCGAGCGTTGGGCGCACGACCTGGAATCCTGGGACGTGTGCGATCAGCTTTGCATGCGGCTGCTGCATCGTGTGCCCTTTGCCTGGGATCTCGCCCAGGACTGGTGCCGCCGGGAGCACGAATTCGTCAAGCGCGCCGGGTTCGTGCTGCCGGCGGTCATGTCATTCAAGAACAAGAAGGTGCCTGACCAGCGCTTCCTTGAGTTCTTTCCGGAGCTCCTTCGTGGCGCTTCCGACCCCCGCAACTACGTCAAGAAGGCCGTCAGCTGGGCCATTCGCGAGATCGGAAAGCGGCGACCGGGCCTTCACCCGGAGGCGCTGAATCTGTGCGATGAGATCCTCGCCCTGGACACGCCGCCGGCGCGCTGGATTGCACGCGATGCCCTAAGGGAGCTGACTTCTGAAAAGGTGTTGGCGCGCGTGCGGTCGTGACGGTGCGCCGGCCGGGGGCGGCTGGCGGGTGGCGGGCGCGGGGCCGACCGCGCGTGGCGCTGGCGCGGCCGGCGGCGGGCGGTGCCAGCCAAATCGTGCCCTCGCGGGCCCTCAGCGCGCGCTGCACATGGAATTCGGAGGCGGGTTTCCACCTCGCGCCGGCTGCGGCCAGGCCGCGAGTGGAATCGAGGGCCGTATTCGACTTCGGTCTCACCGCATGTGGCGGTCAGGTGGAATCAGGGGTCGCGATTACACATCGTGCCCGCGCCGAGCAGGCACCGAGCTCGAGAAGGCGCCCAGGCCAGCCGCGCCTCCGCGCCCGGGCCGCAGCAACGCAAATCCCGGCCGCGCCCCCACGCTAACAGCCGTCACGCCAAACCCAGCCGCCCCTCCGCGTCAGGGCCGGAGCAGCGTCAAACCCGGCCACCCCCGCACGTCAGGGCCGCAGCAGCCGCAGTTCCGCAGGGTCGTCGCCGCTCACAAAACGGGCATCGCTCCACACATCGGCGCCGAACAGCGGACCTTCGCCCGATGCGCGAATGGACAGGTCATACCCCTCTCCTTCGGTGAACGTGCCGCGATATCCGATCTGATTCCAGGCGCAGCCGGAAAGGATGAGGAGCACGCTCTCATCGCTGAAGGTGCCGCTGACCGTGAACGATTCGGTGCCGTCGCGTTCCAGTGTCTGGTTGGTACGCGCGGTGTGCTGACGAGTCGTCCAGCTGCATTGTCCGTTTCCGCTCAGCTGTCCATCGGCCACGTCCAGACTCAGTGTACCACTGATGGTGGCCTGGATGTCCTGGGTGATCCCATTCTGCGCGTCGGTCACCCGATTGAGCTGAAACGACACCGGATCGATTTGCCAGGTCCCTTCCGGTCCAGTCTGAACAGGATCCGGCCCTGGATCCACTTCCGTGGAATCGCAGGCGGTGAGCATGAGTATGAGGACCAGTGCGTATCGCATGGCACCATCAACCGCCGCTATGCCGGCCGGTTCTCATGATGAACGTAGTCGAACAAAGCTTCACCTGCCCCTATTGCTGGGAGGAGATCTCCATGGTCATCGAACCGTCGGAGGATCCGCAGACCTACATCGAAG
This window encodes:
- a CDS encoding alpha/beta fold hydrolase, coding for MAGRPALERRPHRTHDGCHLETAHFHARGDERGIILVPPLIGGSYVMFGRQFGLLVRCGFRVVSFNYRGHPPSRGLFDLRRAYSDTLDVLRTLRNAHPGKPLHVIGMCSGSLPLFHALDHAPELVDRVVFVNAIHHIQQTATPLEAARLYVRARGVRPPAGMGDAVSAVLDAIFPEIEKDATRFGLLPYENVRTWSVARDYLGVLAPRVRDMHKPALCCYGRGDAMLGLAEEPTLSSYKAAFRASFPGIVFAGFDADHFMDGHREAVSEQILAFLDQ
- a CDS encoding TonB-dependent receptor → MKRYSRAIAAFSMLALFTTGIVLGQSRVTGVVTDFETGDPLPGANVLIQGTTLGAATNADGTYAIDGVANGSYNLVASFVGYESETRVIVIRGGNTTVNFQLVFESAALEALEVFASRAIDRETPVAATTVDKVQIQQELGSRDIPLVLDTAPSVYATAQGGGAGDARINVRGFNQRNVAVMINGVPVNDMENGWVYWSNWDGVGDAASSIQLQRGLSAVNLATPSIGGTLNIVTDPALNRQGGMIKQEVGRGGFFKTTAMASSGLVNGKYGVTVAGVRKFGDGFIDGTFTDSWAYYGAATYNINSRNRLDLFAFGAPQRHGQNLYRQNIGSYDREFAESLDTYDPAAFSKYNEAGRFFNQNWAPVSNYDAEAAVGDNMVSRYDNGILWERENFYHKPQVNLNWYYQLSDRSLLSTVAYYSGGYGGGTGTLGSSVVREGFGGQSPWFNNAPYTIDWDAVIARNQGNADGSRTILRNSRNNQWTVGAISKFKYEVSEPLSVEFGLDWRTAEIEHYREVRDLLGGDYFRCNGSNRCGSSDFWNGDDEVRAAGDKIDYDFTNTVDWFGAFAQGEYKADGVSAYGMAGLSTIKYGYTNFFVDGGDGSPLTSESDNIMGVQLKGGGLAAISDEVDLYANLGYVSKVPIFDGVIDDRAGITNQDPENEKFYSIEVGAYWNPDPILSAKLNIYSTRWEDRTFTRGVQLSDGSEGLINLRGLDALHQGIEVEAAYQPFTKARLDVGASFGDWRYTNDVSGSYRPDARVDAVQVFNFFIDDLRVGDAPQTQMAFGVTLFPTNGLDVQATVKHYANHFSDFDPFSRTSATDRRQSWEAPNYQLVDLHVNYDLPKTNLPVDIQLFAHVFNLLDEIYIQDALDNSRFNSWDGDHDADDAEVFLGLPRSFNIGTRVTF
- a CDS encoding 1-acyl-sn-glycerol-3-phosphate acyltransferase; the protein is MQTLVSIWAWFSIAALIVIWVPIMFVVHLLDRDPARYRTGRWFRRLGAAMTRANPMWSVQVSGYRPPNPRHPFVVVGNHQSLADIPVFSRLPWDMKWVGKAEVFRVPVIGWMMRLSLDIPVERDNRRSRAAVMIQASKRLKENVSIMIMPEGTRSPDGRVGTFNDGAFALAIRSGVPVLPVAMDGTIDALPRDNWRFGSARDIRLHVFEPVPVDGLSTSDAADLREQVRQMIVAKIAAWRGVPPSEVDAL
- a CDS encoding Gfo/Idh/MocA family oxidoreductase, with translation MMLSLLALLALLALSPTSDQPDPVRVAVVGLTHTHVHWILGREDRGDIEIVGIWEPNEDLAGRYIEQHGLSPDLYYGDLDTMLDETEPEAVTVFTSIYEHLEVVEQVAPRGIHIMVEKPLAVSMDHALRMAELAKTHGVHLLTNYETTWYPSVHRTRAMVEAGELGPMRKMVIRDGHRGPKEIGVNEEFLEWLTDPVLNGGGAITDFGCYGANIATWLMEGQRPQTVFAVTQTHKPDIYPHVDDEATIVLTYPGAQAIIQASWNWPVSRKDMAVYGRDAYVYADDGSRMRTRAGDDEPEHTFSADPADAPVDDPFAYLALVVRGELDPAQDLNSLPINLIVMEILDAARESARTGSAIRLAD
- a CDS encoding CPXCG motif-containing cysteine-rich protein; translation: MNVVEQSFTCPYCWEEISMVIEPSEDPQTYIEDCEVCCNPIQITFSGVDSEVEFAAEPIEQ
- a CDS encoding DNA alkylation repair protein, yielding MSAQEIISHLESLSDEKNVAGMARFGIQGGRVLGISMPVLHALAKEHRKQHTLALALWDSGIHEARILAVLVADPAQVTRDQAERWAHDLESWDVCDQLCMRLLHRVPFAWDLAQDWCRREHEFVKRAGFVLPAVMSFKNKKVPDQRFLEFFPELLRGASDPRNYVKKAVSWAIREIGKRRPGLHPEALNLCDEILALDTPPARWIARDALRELTSEKVLARVRS